The Synchiropus splendidus isolate RoL2022-P1 chromosome 1, RoL_Sspl_1.0, whole genome shotgun sequence genome includes a window with the following:
- the vps16 gene encoding vacuolar protein sorting-associated protein 16 homolog isoform X1, with amino-acid sequence MAFITANWNPLGDAFYRKTELYQLTWKLRDGFKDSLVAAAPYGGPIAFLREPLRQSPSSRPQLEIYSSSGASIASFPWKSGSVIQIGWTVTDELLCIQEDGTVLVYDLFGSFKRHFSMGQDVVNSQVLEAKVFHSPYGTGIAIVTGASRFTLATNIDDLKLRRLPEVPGLQGVPSCWVVLTQDRQTKVLLANGPEIFVLDTTSCTSVTPPGLGPYNSILHMSVSFSYKYLAILTDGGLLWTGSSTLQDKLGDVDTKMRSQPKQMLWCRRPRAQQPSVVLVWDRLLLVVGLCNDTIQFSVEDQCVCVGELDGVRIISPSSHELLQEVPLVCQDIFKIASMAPGALLLEAHREYEKCSQKADEYLREIKEQNMLEEAVQQCVEAAGHEYDTDTQKALLRAASFGKCFLTDLSPREFVNICRELRVLNAVRDPDVGLPLTHTQFKQMTLPVLIDRLVYRQYYPLVMEVCRYLKVPDFQGVSRVLKHWASCKVQQKDLSDEDIARAVCLKVGDSPGVSYSHIAAKAYECGRTELAIKLLDFEARSGEQVPLLLKMKRSQLALSKAVESGDTDLVYTVVTYLKNQMNRGDFFMTLRNQPVALSLYRQFCKHEEQETLKDLYNQDDDHQELANYYISASYREKRLDTRLSLLQRAVDEYNKAKNEFAVKATEDQIRLLRFQKKLDDDKALGLLGMSLQKTMESLLEVGLHKETDQLYREFKVPDKRYWWLKLKSLAEKEEWEEVEKFSRSKKSPIGYLVFVEVCMKKNNKVEAKKYVVKVSPEQKVKAHLAVGDLEGAADAAIERRNQTEMGTVLARCSASDRLLIEKLNRAKSSVAKK; translated from the exons ATGGCGTTCATCACGGCCAACTGGAATCCACTTGGGGACGCCTTCTATCG CAAAACAGAATTATATCAGCTGACCTGGAAGTTGAGGGATGGATTCAAGGACAGTTTGGTTGCTGCTGCACCTTATGGTGGACCTATAG CTTTCCTCAGAGAACCTCTGAGACAATCTCCGAGTTCCCGTCCCCAACTGGAGATCTACTCTTCATCCGGAGCTTCCATTGCAAGTTTCCCT TGGAAGAGTGGCTCTGTAATCCAGATAGGTTGGACTGTTACTGACGAGTTGTTGTGCATCCAAGAAGATGGGACAGTTTTGGTCTATGATctcttcggttcattcaaaagACACTTCAGCATGGGTCAG GACGTAGTTAATTCTCAGGTTCTGGAAGCCAAAGTCTTTCATTCGCCGTATGGTACTGGTATTGCCATAGTAACAGGCGCCTCCCGTTTTACCCTGGCAACTAATATTGACGACTTGAAGCTGAGGAGGTTACCTGAAGTTCCAG GTCTGCAGGGAGTGCCGTCATGCTGGGTCGTCCTCACACAGGATAGACAGACTAAGGTTTTGCTTGCCAATGGACCAGAAATCTTTGTCTTGGATACAACATCCTGCACGTCTGTG ACTCCTCCAGGTCTGGGTCCCTATAACAGCATCCTTCATATGAGCGTGTCATTTAGTTACAAATATCTGGCCATCCTTACTGATGGTGGACTCCTGTGGACTGGTTCCTCCACCCTGCAG GACAAACTGGGTGACGTAGACACAAAGATGAGGTCACAGCCAAAACAGATGCTATG GTGTCGCAGGCCTAGAGCTCAGCAGCCATCTGTGGTGCTGGTGTGGGACAGACTCCTCCTGGTGGTCGGCTTGTGTAACGATACAATCCA ATTCTCTGTGGaggaccagtgtgtgtgtgtgggagagctCGATGGTGTACGCATCATAAGTCCCAGCTCTCATGAGCTGTTGCAGGAGGTTCCCCTCGTGTGTCAGGATATCTTTAAGATCGCTTCAATGGCACCTGGAGCTTTACTGCTCGAAGCACATCGCGAGTATGAG aagTGCAGTCAAAAAGCAGATGAATATCTACGAGAGATCAAGGAGCAAAACATGCTGGAGGAAGCAGTTCAACAATGTGTTGAAGCAGCGGGTCATGAGTATGACACAGACACTCAGAAGGCTCTGCTTCGG GCGGCGTCGTTTGGCAAGTGCTTCCTCACAGACCTGAGTCCGCGTGAGTTCGTCAACATCTGCAGAGAATTGCGAGTTCTGAATGCTGTCAGAGACCCAGATGTGGGTCTgcccctcacacacaccca atTTAAACAGATGACACTTCCAGTGTTGATCGACAG GTTGGTGTACAGACAGTATTATCCTTTGGTGATGGAGGTGTGTCGGTACCTAAAGGTCCCAGACTTCCAGGGTGTCAGCAGAGTTCTTAAACACTGGGCCTCATGCAAG GTGCAACAGAAGGACTTATCCGATGAAGACATAGCCAGAGCCGTGTGCTTGAAGGTTGGGGACTCCCCGGGAGTTTCTTACTCGCACATCGCTGCTAAGGCCTATGAATGTGGACGCACGGAGCTAGCGATCAAG CTGCTGGACTTTGAGGCACGCTCAGGAGAGCAGGTTCCTCTTCTCCTGAAGATGAAGCGGAGTCAGCTGGCTCTCAGTAAAGCGGTTGAAAGTGGAGACACAGACTTGG TTTACACAGTGGTGACCTATCTGAAGAATCAGATGAACAGGGGGGATTTCTTCATGACTCTGAGGAACCAGCCTGTTGCACTGAGCCTCTACAGACAA TTCTGTAAACATGAGGAACAGGAAACACTGAAGGATCTCTACAACCAAGATGATGATCACCAAGAGCTTGCCAACTACTATATCTCAGCCAGCTACCGAGAGAAG CGGTTAGACACCCGTCTGTCTCTGCTCCAAAGAGCTGTGGATGAAtacaacaaagcaaaaaatgAGTTCGCCGTCAAG GCCACTGAGGACCAGATTCGGCTGCTTCGTTTTCAGAAgaagctggatgatgacaaagcGTTAGGGCTACTGGGCATGTCCCTGCAG AAAACAATGGAGTCTCTGCTGGAGGTGGGACTTCACAAAGAAACGGATCAACTTTACAGAGAATTTAAAGTTCCAGATAAGAG GTATTGGTGGCTGAAGTTGAAGTCCCTGGCAGAAAAGGAAGAATGGGAGGAGGTAGAGAAGTTTTCAAGGAGCAAAAAGTCCCCCATTGGATACCTG GTGTTTGTGGAAGTctgcatgaagaaaaacaacaaagtaGAAGCAAAGAAATATGTTGTTAAAGTTTCACCGGAGCAGAAGGTCAAAGCGCATCTGGCTGTGGG CGACCTGGAGGGAGCTGCAGATGCTGCCATTGAGCGCAGGAACCAGACGGAGATGGGCACTGTCCTGGCTAGGTGCTCTGCATCCGATCGACTGTTGATTGAAAAACTGAACCGGGCCAAATCCTCAGTGGCCAAGAAGTGA
- the rgn gene encoding regucalcin — protein MSSVKVDAVVKESALVGEGPVWEESDQTLLFVDIIGRKIHRYSRETNHIQSVKTGDSVGFVIPRQSGGYVAGIGRSVVAVDWSTQTMTPLVELDQDKVNNRLNDGKADPAGRLLAGTMGIEESPGVVQKQQGSLFSVSPDLTVTQHFSQVDISNGLDWSLDQKTFFYIDSLAFTVDAFDCDINSGQLSNRRVVYKMQEEEKIPDGMTVDTNGHLWVACYNGGRVINIDPATGVRLQTVLLPASKTTSCCFGGPDYSELYVTSASLGLSQSELKQQPLAGATFKVTGLGVKGRSSHAFSG, from the exons ATGTCGTCAGTGAAAGTCGATGCTGTGGTGAAGGAGAGCGCTTTGGTTGGGGAAGGTCCAGTGTGGGAAGAGTCTGATCAGACACTTCTTTTTGTTGATATCATTGGGAGAAAGATCCATCGCTATTCTCGAGAAACCAATCACATCCAGTCTGTGAAGACAG GTGACAGTGTTGGATTTGTGATTCCTCGTCAGTCAGGTGGTTACGTTGCAGGTATTGGTCGCAGCGTCGTGGCTGTTGATTGGTCAACTCAGACAATGACACCATTGGTGGAGCTGGATCAAGACAAAGTGAACAACAGACTGAATGATGGGAAGGCTGACCCCGCTGGGCGCCTACTAGCTG GAACCATGGGAATTGAAGAGAGTCCAGGTGTGGTCCAAAAACAACAAGGATCTCTCTTTTCTGTGTCTCCTGACCTCACTGTCACccaacacttcagccag GTGGACATCTCGAATGGATTGGACTGGTCATTGGATCAGAAGACCTTCTTCTACATTGATAGTTTGGCGTTTACTGTGGATGCATTCGACTGCGACATAAACAGTGGCCAGCTCA GTAACCGGCGTGTGGTCTACAAGATGCAGGAAGAGGAAAAGATTCCAGACGGGATGACAGTTGATACCAATGGCCATCTGTGGGTCGCCTGTTATAATGGGGGCCGGGTCATCAACATTGACCCAGCAACAG GGGTCCGGCTGCAGACTGTTCTTCTTCCAGCCTCCAAAACTACGTCTTGTTGTTTTGGCGGGCCCGACTACAGTGAACTGTACGTGACCTCCGCCAGCCTGGGCCTCAGCCAGTCAGAGTTAAAACAGCAACCTCTGGCCGGGGCTACATTCAAG GTGACGGGACTCGGGGTCAAGGGCCGTTCATCGCATGCATTTTCTGGTTAA
- the vps16 gene encoding vacuolar protein sorting-associated protein 16 homolog isoform X2 has protein sequence MGQDVVNSQVLEAKVFHSPYGTGIAIVTGASRFTLATNIDDLKLRRLPEVPGLQGVPSCWVVLTQDRQTKVLLANGPEIFVLDTTSCTSVTPPGLGPYNSILHMSVSFSYKYLAILTDGGLLWTGSSTLQDKLGDVDTKMRSQPKQMLWCRRPRAQQPSVVLVWDRLLLVVGLCNDTIQFSVEDQCVCVGELDGVRIISPSSHELLQEVPLVCQDIFKIASMAPGALLLEAHREYEKCSQKADEYLREIKEQNMLEEAVQQCVEAAGHEYDTDTQKALLRAASFGKCFLTDLSPREFVNICRELRVLNAVRDPDVGLPLTHTQFKQMTLPVLIDRLVYRQYYPLVMEVCRYLKVPDFQGVSRVLKHWASCKVQQKDLSDEDIARAVCLKVGDSPGVSYSHIAAKAYECGRTELAIKLLDFEARSGEQVPLLLKMKRSQLALSKAVESGDTDLVYTVVTYLKNQMNRGDFFMTLRNQPVALSLYRQFCKHEEQETLKDLYNQDDDHQELANYYISASYREKRLDTRLSLLQRAVDEYNKAKNEFAVKATEDQIRLLRFQKKLDDDKALGLLGMSLQKTMESLLEVGLHKETDQLYREFKVPDKRYWWLKLKSLAEKEEWEEVEKFSRSKKSPIGYLVFVEVCMKKNNKVEAKKYVVKVSPEQKVKAHLAVGDLEGAADAAIERRNQTEMGTVLARCSASDRLLIEKLNRAKSSVAKK, from the exons ATGGGTCAG GACGTAGTTAATTCTCAGGTTCTGGAAGCCAAAGTCTTTCATTCGCCGTATGGTACTGGTATTGCCATAGTAACAGGCGCCTCCCGTTTTACCCTGGCAACTAATATTGACGACTTGAAGCTGAGGAGGTTACCTGAAGTTCCAG GTCTGCAGGGAGTGCCGTCATGCTGGGTCGTCCTCACACAGGATAGACAGACTAAGGTTTTGCTTGCCAATGGACCAGAAATCTTTGTCTTGGATACAACATCCTGCACGTCTGTG ACTCCTCCAGGTCTGGGTCCCTATAACAGCATCCTTCATATGAGCGTGTCATTTAGTTACAAATATCTGGCCATCCTTACTGATGGTGGACTCCTGTGGACTGGTTCCTCCACCCTGCAG GACAAACTGGGTGACGTAGACACAAAGATGAGGTCACAGCCAAAACAGATGCTATG GTGTCGCAGGCCTAGAGCTCAGCAGCCATCTGTGGTGCTGGTGTGGGACAGACTCCTCCTGGTGGTCGGCTTGTGTAACGATACAATCCA ATTCTCTGTGGaggaccagtgtgtgtgtgtgggagagctCGATGGTGTACGCATCATAAGTCCCAGCTCTCATGAGCTGTTGCAGGAGGTTCCCCTCGTGTGTCAGGATATCTTTAAGATCGCTTCAATGGCACCTGGAGCTTTACTGCTCGAAGCACATCGCGAGTATGAG aagTGCAGTCAAAAAGCAGATGAATATCTACGAGAGATCAAGGAGCAAAACATGCTGGAGGAAGCAGTTCAACAATGTGTTGAAGCAGCGGGTCATGAGTATGACACAGACACTCAGAAGGCTCTGCTTCGG GCGGCGTCGTTTGGCAAGTGCTTCCTCACAGACCTGAGTCCGCGTGAGTTCGTCAACATCTGCAGAGAATTGCGAGTTCTGAATGCTGTCAGAGACCCAGATGTGGGTCTgcccctcacacacaccca atTTAAACAGATGACACTTCCAGTGTTGATCGACAG GTTGGTGTACAGACAGTATTATCCTTTGGTGATGGAGGTGTGTCGGTACCTAAAGGTCCCAGACTTCCAGGGTGTCAGCAGAGTTCTTAAACACTGGGCCTCATGCAAG GTGCAACAGAAGGACTTATCCGATGAAGACATAGCCAGAGCCGTGTGCTTGAAGGTTGGGGACTCCCCGGGAGTTTCTTACTCGCACATCGCTGCTAAGGCCTATGAATGTGGACGCACGGAGCTAGCGATCAAG CTGCTGGACTTTGAGGCACGCTCAGGAGAGCAGGTTCCTCTTCTCCTGAAGATGAAGCGGAGTCAGCTGGCTCTCAGTAAAGCGGTTGAAAGTGGAGACACAGACTTGG TTTACACAGTGGTGACCTATCTGAAGAATCAGATGAACAGGGGGGATTTCTTCATGACTCTGAGGAACCAGCCTGTTGCACTGAGCCTCTACAGACAA TTCTGTAAACATGAGGAACAGGAAACACTGAAGGATCTCTACAACCAAGATGATGATCACCAAGAGCTTGCCAACTACTATATCTCAGCCAGCTACCGAGAGAAG CGGTTAGACACCCGTCTGTCTCTGCTCCAAAGAGCTGTGGATGAAtacaacaaagcaaaaaatgAGTTCGCCGTCAAG GCCACTGAGGACCAGATTCGGCTGCTTCGTTTTCAGAAgaagctggatgatgacaaagcGTTAGGGCTACTGGGCATGTCCCTGCAG AAAACAATGGAGTCTCTGCTGGAGGTGGGACTTCACAAAGAAACGGATCAACTTTACAGAGAATTTAAAGTTCCAGATAAGAG GTATTGGTGGCTGAAGTTGAAGTCCCTGGCAGAAAAGGAAGAATGGGAGGAGGTAGAGAAGTTTTCAAGGAGCAAAAAGTCCCCCATTGGATACCTG GTGTTTGTGGAAGTctgcatgaagaaaaacaacaaagtaGAAGCAAAGAAATATGTTGTTAAAGTTTCACCGGAGCAGAAGGTCAAAGCGCATCTGGCTGTGGG CGACCTGGAGGGAGCTGCAGATGCTGCCATTGAGCGCAGGAACCAGACGGAGATGGGCACTGTCCTGGCTAGGTGCTCTGCATCCGATCGACTGTTGATTGAAAAACTGAACCGGGCCAAATCCTCAGTGGCCAAGAAGTGA